The genomic region AGCAGGCGCAGCAGGCGCGCCGAGGTCTCCAACATGACCGAAACTTTAGGACAGGAGGTGGCCTCAATGGCCGATAACGTGCGGGTTATGACGGAGATCAGGGATTTTCGGGTGGCGGTCGACGCGGCGGACGTCGACGAGCTGAAGCTGCGGCTCGCGCGCACCCGGTGGACCGACCAGGTTCCGGGTGCGGGTGATCTGTACGGCGACGACGTGGCGAAGGTCCAGGAGCTGGCGCGGTACTGGGCGGAGGAGTTCGACTGGGGCGCGGTGCAGGAGCGGCTCAACTCGTTCCCGCAGTTCGTCACCGAGGTCGACGGCGCGAACGTCCACTTCCTGCACGTGCGCAGCGAGAACCCGGACGCGGTGCCGTTGCTGATGGTCCACGGCTGGCCGGGCACGGTGCTGGAGTTCGTGGACGTCATCGAGCACCTGCGCGAGGACTTCCACCTGGTCGTCCCCTCCACGCCCGGTGTCGGGTTCTCCGGTCCGACGACCGAGCGGGGCTGGCACTCCGGGCGGATCGCGCGGGCGTACGCGGAGCTGATGAGCCGGCTGGGGTACGAGCGGTACGGGGTGCACGGCAACGACGCGGGGTCGATCATCGGGCCCGAGGTCGGGCGGGTGGATCCCGAGCACGTGGTGGGTGTGCACGTGACGCAGATCTTCTCGTTCCCGTCGGGTGACCCGGCCGAGATGGAGGGCCTGACCGAGGACGACTTCCGGCGGCTGGGGGTGCTGCAGAACTTCTGGGAGACGATGTCGGGGTACGCGAAGCTGCAGCAGGCGCGGCCGCAGAACGTGGCGTTCGGGCTCGCGGACTCCCCCGTCGGGCAGCTGGCGTGGATCCTGCAGCTCATGGGTGAACCGGCGGTGAGCAGGGACTTCCTGCTGGCCAACGTGTCGGTCTACTGGTTCACCAACACCGCGGGCTCCTCGGCGCGGCTGTACTTCGAGGACGCGCACCGCGAGGACGCCTCCAGCGAGCCGACGACGTTCCCGATGGGGGTGGCGATCTTCCCCGACGACTTCCAGACCATCCGCCGCTTCGCCGAGCGCGACCACCACAACCTGGTGCACTGGTCGGAGTTCGAACGCGGCGGGCACTACTCCGGGCACGAGGCGCCGGACCTGCTCGCGAACGACCTGAAGGTGTTCTTCGCGAAGCTGTAGGGCGTAGCGGACAGGCGGTCAGGGCACCCCTGCGCGATGGCGCAGTGGGTCGAGGCGGGACTGTGGGGACTGGCGGGTGGCGGCGCGCTCGTGGTGGGCGCGCTGGTCGCCTGGTTCGTGCGCGTGCCGCGCGACGTCGTGGCGGTGGTGATGGCGTTCGGCGCGGGCGTGCTCATGGCGGCCGCGGCGTTCGAGCTGGTGGACGAGGCCGAGCAGACCGGTGGCCTGCTCGCCACCGCGGCCGGGTTCTGCGGTGGGGCGGTCGTCTACGTCGCGGCGAACGTGGTGCTCGCCCGGTACGGCGCCCGGCACCGCAAACGGGCCGCCGACCAGCCCTCCGAGGCGCAGCAGGCCGGTAGCGGCACGGCGATCGCGGTGGGCGCGCTGCTCGACGGGGTGCCGGAGTCGGTGGTGCTGGGCGTGTCGCTGCTCGGTGGCGGCGGGGTCGGTGTGGCGATGGTGGTCGCGGTGGTCATCTCCAACGTCCCGGAAGGACTGTCCAGCGTGGCCGGCATGAAGCAGGCCGGACGCGGGCCGGGGTACGTGTTCGGGGTGTGGGGTGCGATCGCCGTCGCGAGCGCGGTGTCGGCGGCACTGGGCAACGTGCTGCTCGACGGCGCCTCACCCCAGGTCGTCGCGGTGATCTCGGCGACGGCGGCCGGGGCGATCCTGGCGATGATCGCCGACACGATGATCCCGGAGGCCTACGAGCGGGCCCGCCTCTACACCGGGCTGTGCACCACGGCCGGGTTCCTCACGGCGTTCGTGGTGGAACGGCTGGGCTGACCCGTCCGGGTGGCCGGTGGCGCTCCACCTCACACCGGGTGCTGCCGCCGGACATCACGGCACCCGATGAGGACCTGGTGTCGCTGATCTTCTTCTACGACACTGACCGCGACGCGCGGATCGTGTCGCTCGACGGCCGCTACCCGGAGGTGGTGGGCGGCGAGTACCTGCGAGCCGCGCTCACGGCCGTCTCGACCAGGTAGCAAGGCAAGTCAAGAGGGAGTGTCGTGTCCATCGGTGAGCTCTACGACGTGGTGCTGGACTGCCCCGACCCGGACGAGCTCGCGGAGTTCTACCGCGAGCTGATCGGCGGGAAGGTCACCGACTCCGACGGGTGGTGGACCACGCTGCAGACGCCGAGCGGGATGCGGGTGTCGTTCCAGCGCGTCGACGACTACGAGCCGCCGCAGTGGCCGGGCCAGGAGCACCCGCAGCAGATCCACCTCGACGTGATCGTCGCGAACCTCAACGAGTCCGAGCCGCTCGTGCTGGAACTGGGTGCCACGAAACTCAAGGGCTCGCGGTCCAAGACCGGGTTCCGCGTCTACGCCGACCCCGCCGGGCACCCGTTCTGCCTGGTCACCTGACCTGGGTACCGGGCGGGACCGCCCACACGGTCGCGCCGCGGGTGTCGGTGCTCTCCAGCGTCAACGGCACCGGCACCTCGTAGCGCGCCCGCATCGCGAACTCCGTGCCCGGCAGGTGCGCCCGGTCCGGGTCGCCCAGCAGCACCACGGCGCCGCGGGCCGCCGCCCGGCGCAGGAACGGCAGCACCAGCGCGGTGATCTGCGCGTCGTAGAAGACGTCACCGGCCAGCACCACCTCGGCGCCCGCCGCGTCCCCGGCGAGCCGGTCCTCGGCCAGGGTGCTGACCTGCACGTCGTTGGCGGCGGCGTTGAGCTGCACCGCGGCGAGCGAGAGCGGGTCGATGTCGTTCGCGACGACCTCGCGCGCGCCCGCCAGCGCCGCCGCGATCGCCACCAGCCCCGAACCCGAGGCGAGGTCGAACACCGTGCGCCCGGCGACCAGGCCGGGGTGGTCCAGGACGTGCCGCGCCAACGCCTGGCCACCCGCCCACGGGAACGCCCAGAACGGCGGCTGGTCGTGGTGCGTGCGCTCCCACAGCTCCATGGCCTCGCACGCGCTGTGCAGCACGATCTCGGGCACGAGCGGCACCGGCGTCAAGGTCGTGTTGGCGAGCACGAACTCCGCGAGGGTCGGAGCGGACATGACCGCACAGTGTATGGGCGCCGCGGCTCAGGTCCCGCCGGTCACCCGCAGAATCGCCCCGGTGGTGTAGGACGCCTCCGCCGACAGCAGCCACGCGATGGCGTTCGCGATCTCCTCCGCCTCCCCCGCCCGTCCCAGCGGCACCCGCCCGGCGACGCGGTCGGGGCGGTCGGGCATGTTCGACAACCGGTGGATCTCGGTGCGGATCGTCCCGGGCTGCACGCAGTTCACCCGGATCCCGCGTGGCGCCAGCTCCTTGGCCAGCCCGATGGTCATCGCGTCCACGGCGGCCTTCGTGGCGGCGTAGTGCACGTACTCCCCGGGACTGCCCAGCGTCGCCGCACCGGAGGAGACGTTCACGATCGACCCCGACGACATCCGCCTGGCCGCCTCCCGGGCCACGAAGAACGCGCCGACGACGTTGACGTCCACCACCCGGCGCAGGTCCTCGGTGCGCAGCTCGGCCAGCGGCCCGGCCGGTGAGGTGATGCCCGCGTTGTTCACCACCCCGGTGATGTCGTCGCCGCCCGCGTCGAACAGCCGCGCCACGTCGTCCTCGTCCGCGGTGTCCGCCTGGACCGCGAGGACACCGAGCTCCCGTTCGAGCGCGCGGGCCTCGTCGGCCGCCTGGCGGTAGCTGATCACGACCCGGTGCCCGTCGCGCACGAGCCTGCGCGCGGTCGCGGCACCGATACCCCGGCTTCCCCCGGTGATCACCGTTGTCATACCGGCCACCCTAACCCGTATACTCGGCGCCGGATATACGGGAGCGGATATGACGTTCAAGCGGACCAACCCCCTCGCGCTGGCGCTGCTCGCACTGCTGGCGGAGCGGCCGATGCACCCCTATGAGATGGCGCAGACCATGAGGGAGCGCCACCAGGAGGAGGTCATCAAGCTCAACTACGGCTCGCTCTACACCGTCGTCGACACGCTGCACCGCCACGGGCTGATCACCGTGACCGGCACGCAGAAGGACGGCAACCGCCCCGAGCGCACGATCTACGCCATCACCGACGCCGGCACCGCCGAGCTGCACGACTGGCTGCGCACGCTGATCGCCGAGCCCGCCAAGGAGTACCCGCGGTTCGAGGCCGGCATCTCCCTGGTCGGCCTGCTGCCACCGGACGAGGCACTCGCCGCCGTGGAGCACCGCGAGGCGCGCCTCGCCGAGGCCGGTGCCTCGCTCGAGCGGCTGGTCGAGGACCTGCGGCGGGCCGGGTTGCCGAAGCTCGCCTGGATCGAGCTCGACTACCGGCTCACCCTGCTGCGCACCGAACGGTCGTGGCTCACCGGGTTCGCCGGCGCCATCCGCGACCGCGGCGTCGACGGGTACGAGATGTGGGAGGACAAGCACCGATGAGACTGCTGTTCGAGGTCTCCGGCGTGGTGCACGCGCCGCTGGAGACGGTCAAGGACGCGCTGTTCCGCGACGCCGGCGAGTCCGGCGGCCACCGGCTGGTCGACCGCGAGCAGGGCGTGATCGCCTATTGGGGTGACTGGTGGTACCGCGGCGAGGACACCGTCACCGCCCATCCGCAAGGGACGCTGCTGCGCCACCGCGTCTACAACATCGCCAGGCAGGGCAACTGGGCGCCGTACCTGGCGAACAAGATGTTCATCGGCTACCGCGCCCGGCTGGAGGCGTCGCTGCGGGACCGGATCGCGCAGCTCGAGACCCAGCTCTGAGCCGAACCGACTCGGAGCCGACTCGGGAGCTGGGTCAGAGCTGACCGAAGCGGGTCACGGCGACGAAGGCGGCCAGCGCGGCGAGCACCACGTTGACCGGGATGGTCGCGGTCTCGTGCCGGCGGCCGTGCACGTAGGCGGCACCGATCTGCAGCACCGCGAGCCCCGCCGCGGCCACCGGGGTCAGGACGGGTGCGATGCCGGTGAGCCACGGCAGCACCAAGCCCAGCGCGCCGAGCACCTCCGCGGCGCCGATGGCCTTGATCTGGTTCGGCGCGAAGTCGCCCGCCCAGGCCATGCGGGGTTCGGCGAGCAGCTGCTCCCGCGACTTCGCGAGCTTCGTGATGCCCGCCATCAGGTACACCGCCGCCAGCACACCCGACACGATCCACAGCACGAGGTCCACGCCGCACAACCTAGTGGAGTGGTGTGTTCAACCGGTCGGGTGGTGGGTACCCGCCCACGATGAAGGTAAGGGTGTCCTTAGCCATCACCCGATCGGCCGTATAGAGTGCGCAGATGAGGTGCTCGATACTCGCCGACCTCGCGGGCGAGCCGCTGGCCGGCACGGCCGCGACCGCCACCGCGTGGCTGTGCCTGGAACAGCCGGGGCCGTGGGGCCGCGACGCGTTGCTGGAAAGCCACCTCGACCGTGCGCTGGGCGTGGAGCTGCAACGCCGCGCCGACGGCACAGGTGTGCGCATCCTGCTGATCCGCCGGCCCGGCCGCCACGCCGACACCCGTGTGCCCGCGCGCCGCCGCGTCTACCTCGCCGCCACCACACCCGGTGCCTCGTGGCTGGAGCGGGCCGACATCGCCGCGCCCGAGGAGCTGCTGGAGCTGGACTTCGCCGCGTTGGGCGCCGGGCACTCCACCGCGTTCGGCACGCCCGTGGACGACCCGTTGTTGTTGGTGTGCACGAACAGCAAACGCGACGTGTGCTGCGCCCTGTACGGCCGGCCGATCGCCACGGCGCTGAACCTGTGGGAGTGCACCCACACCGGGGGTCACCGCTTCGCCCCCACCGGTGTGCTGCTGCCGACCGGCCACCTCTACGGGCGGCTGGACCACGACCTGGCCGAACGCGTCGCCACCAAGGGCATCACCGCCGACCGCTGCCGCGGCCGGTCCTGCTTCACCCCGCGCGGCCAGGTCGCCGAGGTCGCCGTGCGCGAGCAGCTGGGCGAGACCGGTGACGTGCTCGACGTGGTCGCCGAAAGCGACAGTTCCGCCACCGTCCGCCACGCCGATGGCCGAGAATGGCGGGTGAGCCTGACGCAGCGACCGGTGCCGCAGCGCCCGTCGAGCTGCGGCAGGTCACCCGACTTCGCGACCGCCCTGGTCGCGACCGCCATCGACGAACTGGTGAGTGCGTGCCCAGGCTGATCCACCTCAACGGCCCCACCGGCGTGGGCAAGTCCACCCTCGCCGCCCGCTACGCCGCCGACCACCCGCTCACCCTCAACCTCGACGCCGACCAGGTCGTGCGCCTGGTCGGCGGCTGGCGCGACAACTTCTTCGCCACCGTCGACCTGGTCCGCCCGCTCGCGATCACCATGGCCGCGCACCACCTGCGCACCGGCCACGACGTCGTGATGCCGCAGCTGATCGCCGACCGCGGGCAGCGCGAGGTGTTCGCCGACGCGGTGACCGCCGCCGGGGCGCGGTACGTGGAGGTCGTGCTGCTCGCGCCCCGTACCACGGCGATCGCGCGGTTCGAGCAGCGCGACGAACCCATCGACGCGGTGGTGACCGCGCTGGGCGGGCAGGCGTTGATCCACCAGGTGTTTGACGACCTGCAGCGCTACCTCACGCCGGGCACGACGGTGATCCAGACCGGGGAGCACGACGTCGAGCAGACCTACACGACGCTGCTCGCGGCCCTGAACGACTAGCCTCGCGCCTCCCGCCGCGCCGCACCGGGTGCGGTCAGCGTGATTGCGCGTCCCGGTGTCCCGGCGTGGGGGTGGCCGGGTCGGGCACCGTTGCCGAGAACACCCCGATGCCCAGCGCGTACGGGTCGTCCAGCCCCACGGTCTGCAGCGTGTCCAGCGGCAGCGCCAGCAGCGAGATCGCCACGCCCAGGAAGTACGCGTCGAGCAGGCCCGTGTCGCGCACCGTCGAGGGCAGGCCCGCCGCCTGCTGCAGTGCGGCGGCGGCCTCCGCGTTCGCCAGCACCATGCCGGACAGGGCCGCACGGACGCCGGGACGGCGGACCGCTTCCAGGTACAGCTCGACCATGGCGAGCATCTGGGTCGGGTCGTCGGCCACCGCGCGGCGCAGCAGGGCCGGGTAGAGCTCGGCGACGTCGGCCGGGCTGACGTCGGTCGGGGTCGTCTCACGCAGGCGGTCGACCGCGGCGCGGTGCAGGGCCGTCATCCGGGCGGCGGAGGCTTCGAGGATCGCCTCGCGGGTCGGGAAGTAGTTCTTGGTGGTGCCGATGGGGACGCCGGCCTCGCGGTCGATCGCGCGGTGGGTCAGGCCCCGGCCGCCCTCCACCGCGAGGATCTGGATCGCGGTGTCGCACAGGAGATCACGACGGCTCACGCACCGAGGGTACTTGATCACCGGTCTCCTGCTGCGTTCGGGCGAACGCGCTGGTTCCCGCAGTCGCGGTGACCAGGCCGCCTTCCACGACCAGGAACAGGCCGCACACGCAGCGGAGGTAGGCGACGGGACCGTGGCAGGACACCGCGCGGGTGCACGGCCAGTGGCAGGCGGGGCAGGTGGCGATCATGCCCACCAGCGTGCTGTCATGGTCTAGTGCATTTCAACCCTTACGGCGGGGCGGCGGCCGAGCTCGCCGCGGCCCTGGTCAACGCCGACCCGGCCGCAGACCTGTTCGACGTGCTGAAAGCGGCGGACTACAAGCCGCTGGGCTCGCTCGACGCCCGCCAGGAACGTGACGTACGAGACTGGGTCGAGAGGCTGCGGCAGGTCTTCCGCGACCCCACCGTGGACCTGCTCAACGAGCTGCTCGCGCAGTCGTCGACCACGCACTACATCTCCACCCACGACGGCCGCGCACCGCACCTGCACTACGCGCGCGAGGACGCCCCGACCGACGTGCGGCTCAAGGCGTACACGGCGGCGGGGATGGCGGCGTTGTTCTGCGAGGACGCCGGGCGCATCGGCTGGTGCGACCGCGACGGCTGCGACACCGTCTACGTCGACACCAGCCGCAACGGCCGCCGCCGGTTCTGCTCCACCAAGTGCGCGAACCGGGTCAACGTCGCCAACCACCGCACGCGCCGCTCGGCGTGAGGGGCAGCTCCAGGCCCGCGACGTCGATCAGGCCGAGCCACTCGTTCTTGCTCGCCCACCACAGCGAGCTCATGGCGTGGGCGTCCTGGTGCACGCCGAAGATGCGGGCGGCGACGCGGTGGTCGAAGGCGAAGGCGTTCAAGGCGAACCGCCCGCCCGGTCGCAGCGCTGCGGCGACCCGGTCGAACGTGCGGCGCCGGTCGGCCCAGGTGGTCAGGTGCAGCAGCGAGCGGAACGGGCAGTGAACCAGCGCAGCCGGTTCGTCGAGGCTCAGCTCGCGCATGTCGCCCTCACGCAGGTCGAGCTCCACCCCCGTGCCGGCGGGTGAGCATCGCCGACGAGGAGTCGATGCCGATCACCGGCCGCCCGGTGGCACGGGCCACCGGGATCGCGACCCGGCCGGTGCCCACGGCCAGTTCGACCACCGGGCCGTCGGCCTGCCGCGCGAGGTCGGCGTAGAAGGCGATGTCGGCGGTCATGTGCGCCGTCCACCGCTCGTAGCCGTCGGCGAACGCCTCGTCCCAGCCCATGTGCGCAGGCTGGCACGTCACCAGGCGCGACGGCGAGCCATTTGCGGTCAGTCGGCGTGGATGCGGTGCCCGAAGCGGGTGTTCTCGAACGACGACTCGCCGCCGAACGCGGCGTCCACGAAGTCCTCCCGGCCCCGGAACCACGCCCCGGCGAACGACGCCGCCCCGGCGAACCAGGCACGCCGGAACACCGCGCGCCCACCGAACCGCACCCCGGCGCTGTCCAGGTCGGAGCCGAACCGCGCGCAGGTGAAGTCGGCACGGCCGGAGAACCGGGCCCCGCGCAGCGCCACCGGGCCGGCGACGTGGACGTGGGAGAACTCGCCGTTGCCGCACACCGCGGTGCCGCGCAGGCTCAGGCCGCGGGCGAACACCGACTGCGTGAACACCGCGTGCCGGCCGAAGCAGGCGTCGTCGGCGGACACCTGGCCCAGGAACGTCGTCCGGTCGAACCGGGTCTCGCCCAGCAGCCGGGTGCCGTCCAGGCGGACGTCGCGGACGCGGCACTGCGACAGGTCGAAGTCGACGAGCGTGGTGTGCCGCAGGTCGAGGTCGCTGCCCAGCCAGAACCCGGGGCCGGGCCGCAGGTGGGCGGTGACCGTGGCCTGCAGGACCATCCGCCACCGCTGGTCGGTCTCGGTGCCCGGCCACGGCAGTTCGCGCAGCGCCTCGCACAGCACGTCCAGCGCCGGCTGCCGGTGCGCCACCGATCGCGTGCCGTGCTCGGCCCAGTCCCGCAGCGCGCCGAGCCGGACGCCGGCGTCGGTGGC from Lentzea guizhouensis harbors:
- a CDS encoding DoxX family protein, whose protein sequence is MDLVLWIVSGVLAAVYLMAGITKLAKSREQLLAEPRMAWAGDFAPNQIKAIGAAEVLGALGLVLPWLTGIAPVLTPVAAAGLAVLQIGAAYVHGRRHETATIPVNVVLAALAAFVAVTRFGQL
- a CDS encoding class I SAM-dependent methyltransferase — protein: MELDLREGDMRELSLDEPAALVHCPFRSLLHLTTWADRRRTFDRVAAALRPGGRFALNAFAFDHRVAARIFGVHQDAHAMSSLWWASKNEWLGLIDVAGLELPLTPSGACGGWRR
- a CDS encoding AAA family ATPase → MPRLIHLNGPTGVGKSTLAARYAADHPLTLNLDADQVVRLVGGWRDNFFATVDLVRPLAITMAAHHLRTGHDVVMPQLIADRGQREVFADAVTAAGARYVEVVLLAPRTTAIARFEQRDEPIDAVVTALGGQALIHQVFDDLQRYLTPGTTVIQTGEHDVEQTYTTLLAALND
- a CDS encoding PadR family transcriptional regulator encodes the protein MTFKRTNPLALALLALLAERPMHPYEMAQTMRERHQEEVIKLNYGSLYTVVDTLHRHGLITVTGTQKDGNRPERTIYAITDAGTAELHDWLRTLIAEPAKEYPRFEAGISLVGLLPPDEALAAVEHREARLAEAGASLERLVEDLRRAGLPKLAWIELDYRLTLLRTERSWLTGFAGAIRDRGVDGYEMWEDKHR
- a CDS encoding sucrase ferredoxin, with protein sequence MRCSILADLAGEPLAGTAATATAWLCLEQPGPWGRDALLESHLDRALGVELQRRADGTGVRILLIRRPGRHADTRVPARRRVYLAATTPGASWLERADIAAPEELLELDFAALGAGHSTAFGTPVDDPLLLVCTNSKRDVCCALYGRPIATALNLWECTHTGGHRFAPTGVLLPTGHLYGRLDHDLAERVATKGITADRCRGRSCFTPRGQVAEVAVREQLGETGDVLDVVAESDSSATVRHADGREWRVSLTQRPVPQRPSSCGRSPDFATALVATAIDELVSACPG
- a CDS encoding class I SAM-dependent methyltransferase, which produces MGWDEAFADGYERWTAHMTADIAFYADLARQADGPVVELAVGTGRVAIPVARATGRPVIGIDSSSAMLTRRHGGGARPA
- a CDS encoding pentapeptide repeat-containing protein translates to MSSLSRWVSATSGVLAVAAVAWGGRRLSSRHDAEVLPTRRAPLEDIRERLLATDAGVRLGALRDWAEHGTRSVAHRQPALDVLCEALRELPWPGTETDQRWRMVLQATVTAHLRPGPGFWLGSDLDLRHTTLVDFDLSQCRVRDVRLDGTRLLGETRFDRTTFLGQVSADDACFGRHAVFTQSVFARGLSLRGTAVCGNGEFSHVHVAGPVALRGARFSGRADFTCARFGSDLDSAGVRFGGRAVFRRAWFAGAASFAGAWFRGREDFVDAAFGGESSFENTRFGHRIHAD
- a CDS encoding ZIP family metal transporter, whose product is MAQWVEAGLWGLAGGGALVVGALVAWFVRVPRDVVAVVMAFGAGVLMAAAAFELVDEAEQTGGLLATAAGFCGGAVVYVAANVVLARYGARHRKRAADQPSEAQQAGSGTAIAVGALLDGVPESVVLGVSLLGGGGVGVAMVVAVVISNVPEGLSSVAGMKQAGRGPGYVFGVWGAIAVASAVSAALGNVLLDGASPQVVAVISATAAGAILAMIADTMIPEAYERARLYTGLCTTAGFLTAFVVERLG
- a CDS encoding SDR family NAD(P)-dependent oxidoreductase → MTTVITGGSRGIGAATARRLVRDGHRVVISYRQAADEARALERELGVLAVQADTADEDDVARLFDAGGDDITGVVNNAGITSPAGPLAELRTEDLRRVVDVNVVGAFFVAREAARRMSSGSIVNVSSGAATLGSPGEYVHYAATKAAVDAMTIGLAKELAPRGIRVNCVQPGTIRTEIHRLSNMPDRPDRVAGRVPLGRAGEAEEIANAIAWLLSAEASYTTGAILRVTGGT
- a CDS encoding VOC family protein → MSIGELYDVVLDCPDPDELAEFYRELIGGKVTDSDGWWTTLQTPSGMRVSFQRVDDYEPPQWPGQEHPQQIHLDVIVANLNESEPLVLELGATKLKGSRSKTGFRVYADPAGHPFCLVT
- a CDS encoding class I SAM-dependent methyltransferase, with amino-acid sequence MSAPTLAEFVLANTTLTPVPLVPEIVLHSACEAMELWERTHHDQPPFWAFPWAGGQALARHVLDHPGLVAGRTVFDLASGSGLVAIAAALAGAREVVANDIDPLSLAAVQLNAAANDVQVSTLAEDRLAGDAAGAEVVLAGDVFYDAQITALVLPFLRRAAARGAVVLLGDPDRAHLPGTEFAMRARYEVPVPLTLESTDTRGATVWAVPPGTQVR
- a CDS encoding CGNR zinc finger domain-containing protein, with the translated sequence MHFNPYGGAAAELAAALVNADPAADLFDVLKAADYKPLGSLDARQERDVRDWVERLRQVFRDPTVDLLNELLAQSSTTHYISTHDGRAPHLHYAREDAPTDVRLKAYTAAGMAALFCEDAGRIGWCDRDGCDTVYVDTSRNGRRRFCSTKCANRVNVANHRTRRSA
- a CDS encoding epoxide hydrolase family protein; amino-acid sequence: MTEIRDFRVAVDAADVDELKLRLARTRWTDQVPGAGDLYGDDVAKVQELARYWAEEFDWGAVQERLNSFPQFVTEVDGANVHFLHVRSENPDAVPLLMVHGWPGTVLEFVDVIEHLREDFHLVVPSTPGVGFSGPTTERGWHSGRIARAYAELMSRLGYERYGVHGNDAGSIIGPEVGRVDPEHVVGVHVTQIFSFPSGDPAEMEGLTEDDFRRLGVLQNFWETMSGYAKLQQARPQNVAFGLADSPVGQLAWILQLMGEPAVSRDFLLANVSVYWFTNTAGSSARLYFEDAHREDASSEPTTFPMGVAIFPDDFQTIRRFAERDHHNLVHWSEFERGGHYSGHEAPDLLANDLKVFFAKL
- a CDS encoding TetR/AcrR family transcriptional regulator — translated: MSRRDLLCDTAIQILAVEGGRGLTHRAIDREAGVPIGTTKNYFPTREAILEASAARMTALHRAAVDRLRETTPTDVSPADVAELYPALLRRAVADDPTQMLAMVELYLEAVRRPGVRAALSGMVLANAEAAAALQQAAGLPSTVRDTGLLDAYFLGVAISLLALPLDTLQTVGLDDPYALGIGVFSATVPDPATPTPGHRDAQSR